The Bacteroidota bacterium genome segment GTACCGGCCGTTCTCCATCCGCCCGCACAGGGAAGAAGGATCTCGGAGATGCCGAAGCTCTCTCTTGTCAATCCGAAGATCGATTCGGAGGCTCCGGCTCCTGCGGGAGTCGTCCCCAGCGAGGAGAAGCTTTCGTCCGACGAAGATCTCTTCACGCGAGTTAAACAGGAATGGGGAAAAATTGTCGACGAGGTCAGGAGAAAGAAAATTTCCGTCGGGACAATTTTGGGCGAAAGCACGCCGATGAGCGTCGTTCATGAAACGCTGCACATTGCCTCCGCCGACGATTTCCACTATTCCTCCCTCAAAAGAAACCAGATGTTTCTTACCGAAACCGTCAACGGCCTTTTGGGAACGAAGCTCCGCATCGAGCCCATGCTCGTGCCGAACGCAGCGATCGCCCCTCCCGCCCAAAATACGGCCCGGGAAAAAAACAACCCGCCGGCTCAATCTCCTCAGGCAAAAGAACCATCCTCAAAGGAACATCCCCTTATCGAAACGCTTTACCGGGATTTTGGCGCTGAACGGGTGTGACAGATGCATTTATAAGAGCTTTGACCTCTAACGATGAAAGCATTCCGCCTTATAGTATTTTTTCTGATCGCTGCTTGCCATCTTCACGCGCAGCAAAAGCTTTTGATCCCGATGGATTTGAAGCAGACCGATCATTTGAAAGCATACGGCATTGCGTTCTGGGCGCTGCAGCACGGCATTCAGGTCGACTGGCTGCTGAATTACCGGGGGGGATCGTTCATGTTCGATTACGTTTCCAGCGAGGAGACCGAATGCCGGATCCGCGGCGTTGCTTTCGAGGCCATCAGCGGTTCGGATGCCGCAAAGATCTACGCGGAAATAGGGGATGAGAATACGAACATGGATGCCGTACGGCTGGAGAAGGTTCCGAAGATCGCCGTCTACGTCCCGCCCGATTTCAAGCCGTGGGATGATGCCGTCACGCTGGCGCTTGAGTATGCGGAGATTCCATACAAGAAAGTGTGGGATGATGAAGTCCTTCAGGGAAAGCTCTCGGAGTACGACTGGCTGCATTTGCACCATGAAGATTTCACCGGTCAGTACGGAAAATTTTATGCCACGCACCGGAACGCTCCATGGTACATCGAACAGCAGGTTCTTTACGAACGGAAAGCGAAGGAGCTCGGGTTTCGGAAAGTCTCCGAGGAAAAAAAAGCGGTTGCTCGCGCGATCAAGGATTTTGTGGGGAGCGGAGGGTTCATGTTTTCGATGTGCGCTGCGACCGATACCTACGACATCGCGCTGGCGGCCGAGAATACCGACATCTGCGACGTAATGTTCGACGGCGATCCGCCGGACCGCGATGCGCAGAAAAAACTCGATTTCTCCAAGACCTTTGCATTTCAGAACTTCACCCTGGAGATGAATCCGCTGCGGTACGAGTATTCGGACATTGACATCCCGCCGAGCGACCCCGTTCCGCTGCGCGATCCGAACACCGACTATTTCACGCTCTTTGAATTTTCTGCGAAATACGATCCCGTGCCGACGATGCTGACACAGAACCACGTGAACGTCATCAAAGGATTCATGGGGCAGACGACGGCATTCAAGAAGAGTCTGATCAAACCAAGCGTCACAATTTTGGCAGAGCGTGAAGGCACCGAAGAGGTAAAATATCTTCACGGCAACTATGGACGCGGGACGTTCACATTTTACGGCGGCCACGATCCCGAAGACTACCAGCATGCCGTCGGTGCGCCTCCGACCGATCTGAGCCTTCATAAAAATTCCCCCGGGTACCGGCTTATCCTCAACAACGTTCTCTTCCCCGCCGCAAAGAAGAAGCAGCAAAAGACGTAAACTCCGAAGATTCGATCGATCCAATGCCGGATCGATCTCATCCCAACACCGGCAGCGATCACCGGGTGAATGACGACGCTTCCTTTCTCTTGCCATCCCGGTCCGGGCCAGGCCTCTTTTGAAATCCTAAAAATTTTCCGTACCTTGTATGACCTTGCTGATGAATTTATTTCTAATTCGCCGGCAGGGGTTTCTGCGTTTATAATTGACCGAGCATGCTTGCAGAGCTTAAAAAGAAAATAGTTTCGTCCGAGGAATTTCGACGGCTGACCGCTGCGGAGCCAAGCCCATCCGCACCGGCGCATCTGCGCGGAATCGCCGGCTCCCTCTGGGCGTTCATCGCGGCATATCTCTATGAGGAATTCCAGGGACAGGTCCTGCTTGTCGTATCGGAAAAGGATTCAGCCGAAAAATTACGCGATGACTGCGCCCAATTGGTTTCCGAAACGGACGTGCATCTCTATTCCGTCGAATCGGCTCATGCGGCGCGGCCGCTCGATATGACCGCGACGATCAGCCAGGTCGAATCGTTGAAGGCATTGACGGCTCAACTCCCCGGGATCTATGTCACGCACGCCGCGGCTCTTGCGTTCGCCGTTCCCCCGCGCGAGAAGTTTATCCGCTCGACGATCGAGGTTTCTTCAAACACTGAGACGGGATTCGAGGCGCTTCTCGCAAAGCTTGCCGGACTCGGATTCGAGCGAAAGCCGCTCGTCGAAACGTACGGCGATGTCGCCGTCCGCGGAGGCATCGTGGATATATTTCCTTTTGTGGGAGAGAATCCCGTCCGGCTTGAGTTCTGGGGGGATACGATCGAATCGATCCGGGAGTTCGACCCTCTCTCACAGCGATCAATCCGCGAGCTTCAGAGCGCCAGCATCGTTCCGAATATTTCGGAGATCGTTAGGGAGCAAGTTGGTGAAGCCGGTTCGGCGAATGGAACCGATGCGATCACGTTCATCGATCTCTTTTCTTCGCGCGCCATTCTTCTTCTGGACGATCTCTCGTTGATCGAAAAGGAAATGCAGGAGCTGGAAACTGAAGGGGTGGCATTGCCGATTCCGTTCAAGACGATCGAAACGAAATTTCAGAACTATCCGCGTTATATCCATACCGTCATCAACAAAACTTCAAACGCTCCTTCTGTTGATTTTCAGGCGTCGCCGCAGCCGCCGACGAACGGCAGTGTTAAGATTCTTCTGCAACAGGTAAGAAAGCTCTCCGGGAAGGGATTTGAAATAGCCGTTGCATCGGATACTGCCGAAGAGTCCGACCGTATTAAGGAGCTGATGAACGAGGCAGCAGGGACGGAAGACGGGAGTGAAGCTAAAGAGCCTGATGAAGGGGGCGGAGAACCCCGGACGTCGGGTTTGCCGCCGATCGTCTACATTCCCGAAACCGTGCATTCGGGCTTCCTTTTTCCGTCGGCGCAAGTCGCGCTGTTCACAGAGCATGAGATCTTCGGACGCATCAAACGAAGGGGGGGCTCTAAACGCCGCCGCTTCAGAGGGATCTCCCAGAAGGAGCTTCATTCGCTCCGCCGGGGGGATTTTGTCGTCCATGTCGACCACGGCATCGGAAAATTTCTGGGGCTGGAAAAAATTTCGATTCGGGGGACGGAACAGGAAGCGGCAAAACTTGAGTACGATGAAAAAGGGGTCCTCTTTGTCAACCTGAATTACATCAACCGGGTTCAAAAGTACTCCTCGGCGGAGGGACATACGCCGAAGCTCAACAAACTCGGCGGCGGTGAATGGGAAAGGCTGAAGGCGCGTGCGAAGAAGAAGATCAAAGATATTGCGCGCGATCTCATCCTTCTCTATGCCAAAAGGAAAAGCGAGGCTGGAGTTTCGTTCTCTCCCGATTCGCATTGGCAAAAAGAAATGGAGGCGTCGTTCATGTTTGAAGACACGCCCGACCAGGCCGCCGCAACCGCCGACGTGAAGAAGGACATGGAAAACCCGAGCCCGATGGACAGGCTGGTGTGCGGCGATGTCGGATTCGGAAAGACCGAAGTTGCCGTTCGCGCAGCGTTCAAGGCAGTCCAAAACAACAAGCAGGTCGCCGTTCTCGTCCCGACGACGATCCTGACGCAGCAGCATTTCACGACATTTTCCGACCGGCTCGGACGATACCCTGTGCGCATTGCCTCGCTTTCCCGTTTCAAGAGCGCGAAGGAACAAAGCGGAATTGTGGAGGGGTTGAAGGCTGGGTCGGTCGACATCATCATCGGTACGCACCGATTGTTGTCGAAGGATATCAAGTTCAAGGATCTCGGACTCCTGATCATCGATGAAGAACAGCGGTTCGGCGTGGCGGCGAAGGAAAAGCTGCGGGCTCTTCGGTCGAACGTCGACACGTTGACGCTCACGGCGACGCCGATTCCGCGCACCCTTCATTTTTCGCTGATGGGGGCTCGCGATCTTTCGATCATCAACACGCCCCCTCGAAACAGACTTCCGATCTATACGGAGATCGCACAATATGACAAAAAAGTGATCCGTGAGGCGGTCCTGAAAGAGATGCACCGAGGCGGGCAGGTCTACATTGTGAACGACCGGGTCGAGAACATCGAGCTGTTCGCGTCGACGCTGCAGGAAACGGTCCCGGAAGCGCGGTTCCGGATCGCGCACGGCCAGCTCAAAGGACATGAACTTGAAAAAGTGATGCTCGACTTTCTTGAAAAGAAATGCGACGTTCTCGTTGCGACAAAGATCATCGAGTCCGGGCTGGATATTCCTAACGTGAATACGATCATCATCAACAGGGCGGACAGGTTCGGGCTCGCGGAACTCTATCAGCTGCGGGGACGTGTCGGCCGGTCGAACGTGCAGGCGTATTCGTATCTGCTTGTTCCCCCGATTTCCGTCCTGCCGAAAACGACGTTGCGGCGCCTGCAGGCGATCGAAGAGTTCACGGAGCTGGGTTCCGGCTTTAACCTGGCCATGCGCGACCTCGAGATTCGCGGGGCCGGAAACATGCTCGGGGGAGAGCAGAGCGGGTTCATCATGGAAATGGGGTTCGAGATGTACACGAAAACTCTTGAAGAAGCGGTGAACGAATTAAAGAGTCAGGAATTCTCCCAATTATTCTCTTCCGACCAAAAGGGGATCCCCGTGTCCCGCGCTGACATTATTGTCGAAGCGGATCTTGATGCATACATTCCGGAATTCTACGTTGAAGACGATACGGAGCGTTTAGATATTTACCGCCGGTTGTATAAAACGGAAACGATGGAAGCGGTGGATGAGATCCGGCTGGAATTGATCGACCGGTTCGGCGCTCCGGTGGAAGAGGTCGAAAATCTATTCAAACTTTCAACGCTTCGGGTTGTTGCCGCCAATTCCGGATTCCGGAAAATTGAGATCAACAAACGGACACTGCGGCTTCATTTTCCGCCGGAGTCTGAAAAAGGATTTTACGAGAACGGCCCTTTCCAAACCATCATGGCCAAGGCGGGAGAAATACGGACGCACAAAGTTCATCTAAAGCAGGAAGGGAAGCAGCTCTTGCTGCACACCGTCCTCGCGGACGAAACCGGCAGCGAACGGGTCGCCGAAACCCACAAGCTGATCGAACAACTGCAAAAATAGGACCCTCTGTGAGCAAGATAACCACCGTCATTTTTGATATGGGACGCGTGCTGGTTGATATAGACTTCGACGCCTTCCCGCGCCTGCTTGGCATCGACAAAAAGCGTATCAACCGTGCAGATGAAGAGGCCGTCCAGGATATGGCGAGAGAGTATGAAACCGGCCGGATCGGCACCGATCATTTTTTTAAAGAACTGGATCGGATCTTCAAGGGAAAATACAGCCGCCAAGAATTGGAGACCGCATGGAACGCAATTATCGTAAAAGAAAATTCAGCGATCGTTCCTCTTGTCGATGCTGTTCGAACAAGGTATCAAATTGCGGTGTTGAGCAACACAAGCTCCACTCACTTCCGAAGGTCGTGTGACGTCGCTCCGGTCCTGCAGAAATTTTCGAAGAAGTATTTGTCGTATCAACTCGGCGCAGCCAAGCCGGACCCGGCGGTGTACCGGCATGCCATACGTGACTTGTCAGCCGACCCGGCCTCTCTCCTTTTCATCGACGATGTTGTCGAAAATATCAATGCTGCCGTCCAATGCGGGATGAACGGAATCGTTTTCACAGGCGTCGCCAGCCTCAATACTGCCCTTATTTTACAGCACGTTTTATAACTTTCCCTATTGGTGGGGAAGCAGGACTTATCCACATTTTCACCCCTCAAAAAACCCCCATTTTTCCTAAGTTTTCACTTGACTTTAAGTCTTTATTCCCTAAATTTCTGCTTCATAGTGGGTAAAAGTGGGGAATTTTACTTGTGAAATTTCTTAGTATTTAAGGCATTTTTGAAAGCAGTGGGTTCTTATGTCGTCATTTAAGGGTTCATACTCATACTCCGTTGACAGCAAAGGGAGGATAAATATTCCAGCGAAAATGAGGAAAAATCTTTCGCCGGAAGCCAATAATCTTTTCATCGTCACTCGCGGTTATGAATCGTGCCTTTTCTTATACCCAAACGACGAATGGATCAAGGTTGAACATTCGCTGCGCCAGCTTTCGCCGGCAGACCCCCGTCACCGGTACGTCACCCGAACCCTTCTGCAGTATGCCACGGAAAGCCAGCTTGACGGACAGTTCAGGATCATTATTCCAAAGGAACTCCTGCAGTTCGCGAAAATCGAAGACGAGGTCTTGATCCTCGGCATGCTCGAGCGCATCGAGGTATGGAATCCGAAAGTCTACAACGAGTACATGACGGCTCAATCGCAGAACGAAAGTTACGAGAACGTTGCTGCGACGGTCTTTAAGCCGTCGCCGGAATAATTTCGCAGAAACATGTGAGCAGTCCCTACCATCTTCCGGTGCTGCGGGATGAGGTCGTCGAGTTCCTCGTTACCGGACGCCGCGGGGTTTATGTCGACGGCACGCTCGGAGGCGGAGGGCATGCCGAAAGTATTTTAGAAAAGATCTTTCCGCTCGGCATCTTGGTCGGCATCGACGCGGATGCCGATGCCCAGACCGAAGCCGTGAAGCGCCTCCAGCGGTTTTCCGGCAATGTGATTTTTGTCCACGATAATAATGCCAACATCCGGTCCATTCTTCAGTCGCAAAATTTTCCCTCGATTCAGGGCGTTCTGCTCGACCTTGGCGTCTCCTCATTTCAGCTTGACGAAGGGAGCAAGGGGTTCTCGTTTCGCGGGAACGATGCCTTGGATATGAGGATGGACAAGCGGCAGCCGCTGACCGCAACGGAAATTGTCAACACCTATTCAGCCGAGGATCTTGCGGGTATTTTTTGGAATTTCGGCGAGGAAAAGAATTCGCGGAAGATCGCCCGGGCGATCGTCGAACGGCGGGAAACAAAGAAGATAGCGACGACCGGTGATTTGGCAGGGATCGTGGAACAAAGAGTTCCCGGTCAATTCGCGACCAAAACACTGGCCCGGATCTTCCAGGCGTTGAGGATTGAAGTCAACCATGAGCTCGATTCCCTTTCCCGCACGCTGAAGGAAGCGGTCGATCTTCTGGCGAGCGGCGGCCGCATCGTGGTGATTTCGTACCATTCACTCGAAGACAGGATAGTGAAAAATTTTTTTACGGAACAAGCTGCATTCATTATCCCATCCGGGCACAAGCTTGTGCCAGACACGCCGGTAACTCCGGCGCTCCGGGTGCTGACGAAAAAACCGATCGTCCCCTCCCGGAATGAGCAATTGTCGAACCCGCGGTCGCGCAGCGCTAAAATGAGAGTTGCGGAGAAAATGTGATGGCACGAGCCTACGACGGACATGCTTCTTCGATCAACACCTCGACGGTGTCTGACGGACGGTATATCTACAATGGAGACGTTGTTGCCGACCACCCCGTTTCCGGTCCGCAGCGCGAAATTCGTGCAAACAGGAAGGCGGTCCGCCGGAAGCACTCGACCTTCAACATTGTCAGCGGCCTCTTTCTGCTTGCCGCCCTGAGCCTGCTCTACACCGGAAACGTGATCACAGTAAATCAATTGATGAAGGAAGTCAACGATCTCAACAACCGCTACAGCACCATTGTCAGCAACACCGAAGTGTTGAAGGCCGAGATCGCCCGGAAGTCAAGCCTCGACCGGATCAGTTTGACGGCGAAAGAAGAGCTTGGTCTTACGAACCCGAAAGAACCCCCGGTCTGGTTTGAAGTCGACCAGGACAAAGTTGACGAGGTAGCCAAGAAATAGGTATGCCAGGTTTTGGCGTTGAAGAAATGTCCGGGGGGACTGCAGCATCGCCGGTTGTCGGAGCGCCGAGCCATTCTGCGCGGCTGCTGACGACGAAGATCGTTCTCTTGCTGATGTTCGTCGTTGCCGCGGCGCGCCTGGTGCAGATCCAGGTCATCGATTCGGGGAAATATCAGGCGATCGCCCGGAAGCAGTACGAAGTGAAAATTGTGCTGCCGTCGACCCGCGGAAATATTTACGACCGCCAGGGGAATATCTTGGTCTCGAATTCGATGTTCTTTTCCTACGCTGCGGACCCGAAGATCGTCGGGGACGGAGCGGAGGCGATCGCGAGGAAATTCTCGAGAGTATTCGGAAAGCCGGAGCAGTTCTATTTGCAGAAATTGCAGGATGAAAAACGTTTCGTCTGGCTCGAACGGCATGTGAGTCCCGAAGTTGCCAAGCGTCTCCAGGCGAACGCGCTCGAAGGAGTTGCGGAATTGAATGAACCGAAGCGGCTCTATCACTACGACAATATCGGCGGCCAGGTCATTGGCTGCACAAACATCGACAACGTCGGCATCAGCGGGATAGAATATTCTTCGGACAGAGCGCTGCGCGGGGCGGATGGGTTTGTCGTGATGCAGCGCGACGGAATGGGGCGCAAAAGGCCCTCCGCCGATTATCCCCGCCAGGAGCCGGTGCACGGCCACTCGATAGGGCTGACGATCGACATCGGATATCAGTCCATTGTCGAGGATGCGTTGAAGAAAGGGGTAGAACACTCGAAAGCCACCGCCGGCCTCGCGATGATCCTGAACCCGAATACCGGCGAGGTGCTGGCGATGGCGCACATTCCCAGCGTGAATCCGTACGACGTTTCCCACACGGACGTGCAGACCCTGCGGACGCGGGCTGTTTCGGATATGTTCGAGCCGGGTTCGGTATTTAAGATTGTCACGGTGTCGGCCGCACTCGAGAATAAGCTTATTGCTCCCGACCGGATGTTTTTTGCCGAGCACGGCAGATACAAAGTGCCGCTCAACGGGGGGAAGTTCCGGCTGATCACCGACACTCACGAAAACGGGATGATCACGTTCCAGCAGGGACTGGAGTTGTCGAGCAATATCGTGATGGCGAAGGCGAGTGATATCATCGGTGCGGAGCGGCTTTACACGCAGGCGCGCGATTACGGTTTCGGCATGCCGACCGGGATCGACCTCCCGGGAGAAGCGAACGGAGAGTTGAAGAAACCGGTCGAGTGGTCCGGCGCAACGCTTAACTCGATCGCGTACGGGTACGAAGTTGCCGTCACGCCGCTGCAGATTGCGATGGCATACTGTGCAGTTGCGAACGGCGGCGTGCTCGTGAAGCCGTACATCGTTGCGAAGGAAATGGACGAGACCGGCAATGTCGTCTACACAGGGCACCCGGAAAAGATCCGGCGCGTGATTTCCGAAGAAACGGCAAAAATGATGAGGGATCTTTTTGTCGGCGTCGTGGAACGGGGGACCGGCCAACCGGCAAAAATTCCCGGCATCACGATCGCGGGAAAAACCGGGACGTCCCGCAATTATGTCGACGGCAAGTATGCATCGGGAAACTATAATGCGACATTCGTCGGTTTTTTCCCCGCCGAAAAACCGGAGCTCGTGTGCCTGGTGATCATGGAAAACCCGACGGCGGGCGGGTACACCGGCGCTCTTGCGAGCGCGCCGGTCTTCAAGGCGATCGCGCAGCAGATCATCAACAACAACGGACTATTCTCCCGTGCCGCGTTCGCTGAAAATGAAAATGACGGATCACAGCCGCTCGTTCAAGTGCCGGACGTTTCTCATCTTCAACGCGCTGCGGCGGAGCAGCTCATCGCTGCGAGCGGTCTGCACACAACGGCTGTCGGCGAAGGAGATGCTGTCGTGCGGCAGGTCCCCGAAGCAGGAAAGAAAATTTCGCGGGGAGAAATTGTTCAGCTGGTGCTCGGACAGACGAATACAACGGTTGCCGGCGGAGGTCCTGTTGTTCCGGACCTTCACGGCATGAGCGTCCGAAGCGCGATCAACAGATTGACCGCGGAAAAATTCGACGTTGCGGTTGTCGGCTCGGGCGTTGTTGTCCATCAATCCCCCGAAGCAACCACTCCCGCGAAACAGGGAGAGAAAATAGTTTTGATTTGCGAGCCGAGACCTTTGGCGTCAGCTCAGCTCTATTGATCCGGTTACAGGAAACATGACACTATCATCGTTGCTTGAAGGCGTGAAGGTCTCGAAACTGTTTCAAACGACGTACGGCGGAATGGTGGTCACGCACGATGTTGAGATCAGCGGGCTTCAGTACGACTCACGGAAGGTCCGCCAGGGGAACATGTTCGTCGCGATCAAAGGGGCGTTGACCGACGGCCACAATCACATCGATGCGGCGGTTGCGAACGGCGCGAAAGCGGTTGTCATGGAAAACGATGCGCTGCTCCCAGATTCATATTTTATGCATGCCGGCGTCGTGAAGATCGTCGTCGGCAGCACGCGGCGGGCGCTGGCGGTGATGTCGGCAAACTATTTCGGACATCCGGCAAAGCGGCTCCGCCTGATCGGCGTGACCGGAACGAACGGCAAAACGACCACAACGTACCTCATCAGGCAATTGCTTGAATCGAGCTCGCCGTCGATGCGGGGCAAAGTCGGAATGGTCGGCACGATCGAATACGTGGTAGGAAAAGAACGGTATCCGGCGACGCACACGACGCCGGAATCTCTCGAATTACACAGGCTTTTCGCGGAAATGGTCGGGAAAGGATGCACGCATGCCGTGATGGAGGTTTCGTCGCATTCGCTGCACCAGGACCGCGTCTACGGGCTTGAATTCGCCGCGGCCGTGTTCACAAACCTGACCCAGGATCATCTCGATTATCACGGCACGATGGAACATTACTTTCAGGCGAAGAAAATTCTTTTTGACGGCCTTCCGTCGACGAGCTGGGCCGTCGTCAACACCGATGACGATTCCGGAAAGAGGATCACGGAAGGAACGAAGGCATCCGTGCTCACATACAGCGCCAACACCAGGGCCGACGTCAGCGCCGACAACGTCTCTCTTTCGATGAACGGAACATCATTGACGCTCCGCCATGGTTCCGAAGAGATGGCGTTGAACGCTCGCCTGGTCGGTCGTTTCAATGTGTATAATATCCTTGCAGCATGTTCTGCCGGGATAGCCCTTGGCATATCCGCGTCATCCATCACTGCGGGAGTCGCGGCGTTCCAGTCCGTTCCGGGGCGGTTCGAGCGCATTCTTTCGCCGGCGGGCTGGTCTGCCATTATCGACTATGCTCACACACCCGACGCGCTGGAAAAATGCCTTCACACTATCAAAGATATTCTTCCGGCAAAAGGTCCGTACAAGATCATCACTGTTTTTGGCGCCGGCGGCGACCGGGATAAAACGAAACGTCCGGTGATGGGAACGGTTGTGGATTCGTTGAGCGACGTTGCGGTGGTAACGTCCGATAATCCGCGAACAGAAGACCCGGAAGCCATCATCAGGGATATCCTCGCCGGCGTTCATCGGAAGAAGGATCTGGTGGTCGAGCCGGACAGACGACGCGCGATCATGAACGCTCTCTCGATGGCACACGCCGGAGATGCCGTTCTTGTTGCGGGCAAAGGGCACGAAGACTATCAGATCATCGGCACAACGAAGCATCATTTCAGCGACAGGGAAATTGTCCAGGAATTTATTGCGTCGCACGTCTCATGAAGTTGTCATTGAAAGATCTCGAAAAGCTCAAGCCGATCGAGATCATCAACAAAGAGCTGTTGAAGAATACAAAGATCACAGGCGTATCGACAGATTCGAGGACCATTCAGCCGGGAGACGTTTTTGTCGCTCTGCGAGGAGAGAAGTTCGACGGGCACCAGTTTATCGATGCCGTGGTCAAAAACGGAGCCGCAGCGGTGATCGTGGATGAAACGTGGAAGAAGGAAAACCCTGAATCGGCGCAGCGATTGGCGAGCGCGGTGACAGTCGTTCCCGACACGACAACGGCTCTTGGCAAGCTCGCCAATATCTATCGGAGAAAATTTTCAACGCCGATCGTGGCGGTCGGCGGAAGCAACGGAAAAACAACAACAAAGGAAATGGTGAGCGCAGTGCTGAGGACGACGTTCGACGTCTTGAGCACCGAAGGGAATCTCAATAACCATATCGGAGTACCGCAGACGCTTTTCCGATTGAGGCCGAAACACGATGTCGCGGTGATCGAACTGGGCACGAACCATTTTGGCGAGCTGAAATACTTGTGCGGCCTGGTCGAGCCGACGCACGCGCTTATTACGAACATCGGCAGGGAACATCTGGAGTTTTTTGGCGATGAAAACGGGGTTGCAAAAGAAGAAACCGAGCTGTTCAAAAGCGTGGCGGCAAAAGGATTCGCTTTTGTCAACGCCGACGACGTGCGCCTTTCGAAAGCGGGAAATAAAGTCAGGCGGACATTGAAATTCGGGACGGCACGCACGGCAGACATCCGGGCTCGTCACGTCCGATCGAACGAATTCGGTCAGCCGGCATTCGACCTCATGGTCAACAAAAAATCGAGCCCGGTACAGCTTTCGGTTTCGGGAATGCACAATGTTTCGAACGCCCTGGCTGCTGCTGCGGTCGGTGTGAAATTCAAGGTTCCACAGAAAGAAATTATCTCAGCGGTGGAACATTACATCGGAGCGAACAAGAGGATGGAAGTACTCAAGCGGAACAATATAACGATCCTGAACGATACATATAACGCCAACCCCGATTCGGTTCTTGCCGCGCTGAAAACCCTTCAGTCCCTGAAGACCGCCGGAAAAAAAATTGTTGTCCTTGCAGACATGCTTGAGCTTGGCGAACAAGCAGAACACGAGCATGCAAAGATCGGCCTCGCCGTGAGCGACATGGAATTTGAATATTTGCTCACGTTCGGCCCCCTCTCGCGGTTCACTCACGAGGCGTCGAAACTGGCTTTCGCAGAACATTTTGAGACAAAAGAAGCGTTGATCGCTTCGCTGAAAAGTCAAATCACAGCCGGCGATGCCGTTCTTATCAAGGGCTCGCGCGGAATGAAAATGGAAGAAGTGACGTCGCAAATTTAAGGATCAGGAGCGGAGATGCATCCGCTCCGACGAAAGAACCATGCTTTATTACTTTTTGAACCTTCTTGAGAGACTTTATCATCCTCCGGGTTTTGGGATCGTTCGGTATCTAACGTTCCGGTCGGCGGCTGCGGCTGTCACGGCGCTCATCATCAGCTTCTGGACGGGGCCGAAGATCATTGCCGCGTTGAAGAAACATCAGATCGGCGAGGCGGCAAAGCTTGAAGCTCCGAAAACCCATCTGAGCAAAGCTGGGACTCCGACGATGGGAGGATTGATCGTGCTCGGTGCCGTGCTGATCCCGACAGTGCTGTGGGGGGATCTGAAGAACATGTACGTGCTGCTCATCGTTTTCGTCACAATGGGTCTCGGGCTTGTCGGATTCTTGGACGATTACCTGAAGGTGGTGAAGAAGAAGCGGAAAGGCCTCATCGGCTGGTATAAAATTGTCGGACAGGTCACGGTCGGACTCGTGCTA includes the following:
- a CDS encoding HAD-IA family hydrolase, with amino-acid sequence MSKITTVIFDMGRVLVDIDFDAFPRLLGIDKKRINRADEEAVQDMAREYETGRIGTDHFFKELDRIFKGKYSRQELETAWNAIIVKENSAIVPLVDAVRTRYQIAVLSNTSSTHFRRSCDVAPVLQKFSKKYLSYQLGAAKPDPAVYRHAIRDLSADPASLLFIDDVVENINAAVQCGMNGIVFTGVASLNTALILQHVL
- a CDS encoding asparagine synthetase B; the encoded protein is MKAFRLIVFFLIAACHLHAQQKLLIPMDLKQTDHLKAYGIAFWALQHGIQVDWLLNYRGGSFMFDYVSSEETECRIRGVAFEAISGSDAAKIYAEIGDENTNMDAVRLEKVPKIAVYVPPDFKPWDDAVTLALEYAEIPYKKVWDDEVLQGKLSEYDWLHLHHEDFTGQYGKFYATHRNAPWYIEQQVLYERKAKELGFRKVSEEKKAVARAIKDFVGSGGFMFSMCAATDTYDIALAAENTDICDVMFDGDPPDRDAQKKLDFSKTFAFQNFTLEMNPLRYEYSDIDIPPSDPVPLRDPNTDYFTLFEFSAKYDPVPTMLTQNHVNVIKGFMGQTTAFKKSLIKPSVTILAEREGTEEVKYLHGNYGRGTFTFYGGHDPEDYQHAVGAPPTDLSLHKNSPGYRLILNNVLFPAAKKKQQKT
- the mraZ gene encoding division/cell wall cluster transcriptional repressor MraZ; amino-acid sequence: MSSFKGSYSYSVDSKGRINIPAKMRKNLSPEANNLFIVTRGYESCLFLYPNDEWIKVEHSLRQLSPADPRHRYVTRTLLQYATESQLDGQFRIIIPKELLQFAKIEDEVLILGMLERIEVWNPKVYNEYMTAQSQNESYENVAATVFKPSPE
- the mfd gene encoding transcription-repair coupling factor, with product MLAELKKKIVSSEEFRRLTAAEPSPSAPAHLRGIAGSLWAFIAAYLYEEFQGQVLLVVSEKDSAEKLRDDCAQLVSETDVHLYSVESAHAARPLDMTATISQVESLKALTAQLPGIYVTHAAALAFAVPPREKFIRSTIEVSSNTETGFEALLAKLAGLGFERKPLVETYGDVAVRGGIVDIFPFVGENPVRLEFWGDTIESIREFDPLSQRSIRELQSASIVPNISEIVREQVGEAGSANGTDAITFIDLFSSRAILLLDDLSLIEKEMQELETEGVALPIPFKTIETKFQNYPRYIHTVINKTSNAPSVDFQASPQPPTNGSVKILLQQVRKLSGKGFEIAVASDTAEESDRIKELMNEAAGTEDGSEAKEPDEGGGEPRTSGLPPIVYIPETVHSGFLFPSAQVALFTEHEIFGRIKRRGGSKRRRFRGISQKELHSLRRGDFVVHVDHGIGKFLGLEKISIRGTEQEAAKLEYDEKGVLFVNLNYINRVQKYSSAEGHTPKLNKLGGGEWERLKARAKKKIKDIARDLILLYAKRKSEAGVSFSPDSHWQKEMEASFMFEDTPDQAAATADVKKDMENPSPMDRLVCGDVGFGKTEVAVRAAFKAVQNNKQVAVLVPTTILTQQHFTTFSDRLGRYPVRIASLSRFKSAKEQSGIVEGLKAGSVDIIIGTHRLLSKDIKFKDLGLLIIDEEQRFGVAAKEKLRALRSNVDTLTLTATPIPRTLHFSLMGARDLSIINTPPRNRLPIYTEIAQYDKKVIREAVLKEMHRGGQVYIVNDRVENIELFASTLQETVPEARFRIAHGQLKGHELEKVMLDFLEKKCDVLVATKIIESGLDIPNVNTIIINRADRFGLAELYQLRGRVGRSNVQAYSYLLVPPISVLPKTTLRRLQAIEEFTELGSGFNLAMRDLEIRGAGNMLGGEQSGFIMEMGFEMYTKTLEEAVNELKSQEFSQLFSSDQKGIPVSRADIIVEADLDAYIPEFYVEDDTERLDIYRRLYKTETMEAVDEIRLELIDRFGAPVEEVENLFKLSTLRVVAANSGFRKIEINKRTLRLHFPPESEKGFYENGPFQTIMAKAGEIRTHKVHLKQEGKQLLLHTVLADETGSERVAETHKLIEQLQK